From a single Intestinibaculum porci genomic region:
- a CDS encoding Fic family protein has protein sequence MAFCTTPKSKKELAVFCGFKDLRNFTLKYINPLLESGHLEMTIPDKPKSRNQKYITVRSE, from the coding sequence TTGGCTTTTTGCACAACACCAAAATCCAAGAAAGAGCTTGCAGTATTTTGCGGCTTCAAAGATTTAAGAAACTTCACTTTGAAGTATATCAATCCGCTTTTAGAATCCGGGCACTTAGAAATGACTATTCCCGATAAACCTAAAAGTCGCAATCAAAAATATATTACAGTTCGTTCCGAATAA
- a CDS encoding HNH endonuclease produces MLLRLLTNDESNLISLCRSCHEKIYRERGDR; encoded by the coding sequence ATTTTATTACGCTTACTAACGAACGATGAGAGCAACCTCATTAGCCTTTGCAGGAGCTGCCATGAGAAGATCTACCGCGAACGCGGAGACAGATAA
- a CDS encoding type II toxin-antitoxin system RelE/ParE family toxin, whose amino-acid sequence MNSYEIIVTPDAEADLYEIKNYIAKTLLVSDVALNYIRVIRNEMEKLSYMADSIAPVAREPWHSRGVRKISAKNFYIYYRPDEVSGRVYVLNVIYAKRDQLKVLNKMNLYD is encoded by the coding sequence GTGAACTCCTATGAAATCATCGTCACACCGGATGCGGAAGCAGATCTTTATGAGATCAAAAATTACATAGCTAAGACTTTGCTGGTATCTGATGTTGCTTTAAATTACATCCGAGTCATCCGCAATGAGATGGAGAAGCTTTCTTACATGGCAGACAGCATTGCACCGGTGGCACGCGAGCCGTGGCATTCCAGAGGCGTGCGTAAGATAAGCGCGAAGAACTTCTACATCTACTATCGCCCGGATGAAGTATCCGGAAGGGTCTATGTCCTGAATGTGATTTATGCAAAGCGTGATCAGCTTAAGGTCTTAAACAAAATGAATCTCTATGATTGA
- a CDS encoding type II toxin-antitoxin system RelB/DinJ family antitoxin — translation MKDSTVSARVENDVKNEAEDILRKLGVPVSVVINSLYRQIIYRHGIPFSLTVPAEPRTLDAMSDAELDAKLQHSYAQSVAGEGRPLGDVFDDLERSLE, via the coding sequence ATGAAAGATTCAACAGTAAGTGCACGTGTTGAAAACGATGTAAAAAATGAAGCAGAAGACATCTTGCGGAAGCTTGGAGTTCCTGTTTCTGTTGTCATTAATTCCCTGTACCGCCAGATCATTTATCGTCATGGCATTCCGTTTTCATTGACTGTTCCGGCAGAGCCAAGAACACTGGATGCAATGTCGGATGCGGAGCTTGACGCAAAACTTCAGCACAGCTATGCTCAATCGGTTGCAGGTGAAGGCAGACCGCTCGGGGACGTGTTCGATGATCTGGAAAGGAGCCTTGAATAA
- the tnpB gene encoding IS66 family insertion sequence element accessory protein TnpB, with protein sequence MIINAGEIKHIYGSAQYQDMRKQINGLSVLAANCCDMDVMDHSLFIFTNRCNASLFVL encoded by the coding sequence ATGATTATTAATGCGGGTGAAATAAAGCATATTTATGGATCAGCACAATATCAGGATATGCGCAAACAAATTAACGGACTGTCAGTTCTTGCTGCAAACTGCTGCGATATGGATGTTATGGATCACAGCCTTTTTATCTTTACTAACCGCTGTAATGCGTCACTTTTTGTGCTATAA
- a CDS encoding B3/B4 domain-containing protein — translation MVYDVSIDKDLFSVYSEIRLGLLRFHADVKASDDHFWDYMNTEVLPQVRSKIEGKGWSEIPGIKGSRAAYKAFGRNPGRYRVSSESLIRRVRRGDDLYHINSVVDVNNLISVRSGLSVGSYDLGQVHGAIRLRKAEHGEGYTGIGKDFLDMENMLVLADDEGIFGSSMSDSTRAMVTDSARDILVVVYCFENDIDLDTLLCNAEDAFERFAGAENAEHWIV, via the coding sequence ATGGTGTACGATGTATCTATTGACAAAGATCTGTTCAGCGTATATTCGGAGATCAGACTTGGGCTCTTACGCTTCCATGCAGATGTGAAAGCGTCAGATGATCATTTCTGGGATTATATGAATACGGAAGTTCTGCCGCAGGTGAGAAGCAAAATTGAAGGAAAAGGATGGAGCGAGATCCCCGGCATTAAGGGCAGCCGTGCTGCTTATAAGGCTTTTGGCAGAAACCCCGGCAGGTACAGAGTATCATCTGAATCCTTGATTCGCCGAGTTCGCCGCGGTGATGATCTGTACCACATAAACTCAGTAGTCGATGTGAACAACCTGATCTCTGTGAGAAGTGGTTTGTCTGTCGGATCATATGATCTCGGTCAGGTTCATGGAGCGATCAGGCTACGCAAGGCTGAACATGGCGAGGGTTATACCGGCATTGGCAAGGACTTTCTGGATATGGAGAACATGCTCGTGCTGGCGGATGATGAAGGAATATTCGGGTCCTCCATGTCTGATTCTACGCGGGCGATGGTCACAGACTCTGCAAGGGACATTCTTGTAGTAGTCTACTGTTTTGAGAATGATATTGATCTCGATACATTGCTCTGTAATGCAGAAGATGCATTTGAGAGGTTTGCCGGGGCAGAGAATGCAGAACATTGGATTGTATAA
- a CDS encoding DUF262 domain-containing protein, which produces MQKIDKTDTLKTILSGRKYTVDYFQREYRWGQKQIEQMLTDFQSTFEEFYDPDDHDTPEEVMNYGFYYMGCIICTGGSVKKIIDGQQRLTSLTLLLIYLNNLQKENVKDEDLLVPLDDMIYSKAFSKKSFNIEVADRETCMQALLQKDENYVPMNESAKNMLDRYEDIENLFPDELKEEALPYFINWLIEKVLLLEIDTPSDDEAHTIFLTMNDRGLSLNSAEMMKAFIIQQVAEADRIDVNRKWQDNINRIKEASSYDTSGMVNTQDVEFISIWLRAKYANSMRETKRGAKDEDYELLGDKFHTWVRNNVRAAMNLVKPKDYKDFVLTEMTRVTDIYLRMKQYGSKLTPEYEEVFYNANRDLTYQTTLAIAAICNDDTEDVIAKKIQMTAKFVDDFATIRIMNFKKVNWNTNKYLLFHVMQDIKNADCKTIGMVYVRTLRRMDVSIEGITRFSLNQFSSRYMLHILARFTSYVNVLMGNPSHFEEYVDRKRQGNTYDIEHILPDKYEDYKDSFTDYEDFESTRNQIGNLILLTRDKNRSYQAMPYTEKVQKYAGDNILAQALYDTAYSKNPKFLAVVSKYGFRSISDFSRQSISDRAEIYMRMASDIWNPDAIKELAGGWTDDEEKDFFKNEKGREFTVGYAERSWPDALKYGFMSANLGGSGKSIYNVQVGDTIYCHIAGYGFVGIGECTSTATPMRKFKVMVDGTPTPVADAPWESEEAKQKLDPNKEVFIGVVWKRYVTNINDGYWEKGMTTVPLVAYMLHDRTTHQKVREHFGYDDNAE; this is translated from the coding sequence ATGCAGAAAATTGATAAAACAGACACTCTAAAGACGATACTGAGCGGTCGAAAGTACACAGTAGATTATTTCCAGCGCGAATATCGCTGGGGACAAAAACAGATTGAGCAGATGCTCACCGACTTCCAGAGCACTTTTGAGGAATTTTACGATCCGGATGATCACGATACGCCGGAGGAAGTTATGAACTATGGCTTTTACTATATGGGCTGTATCATCTGTACTGGTGGCTCTGTAAAAAAAATCATAGACGGGCAGCAAAGATTGACTTCACTCACACTCCTTTTGATTTACCTGAATAATCTTCAGAAAGAGAACGTTAAAGACGAGGATCTCCTTGTTCCTCTGGACGATATGATCTACTCAAAGGCGTTCAGTAAGAAGAGCTTCAATATTGAAGTGGCTGACCGCGAAACTTGCATGCAGGCTCTGTTGCAAAAAGATGAGAACTATGTGCCGATGAATGAGAGTGCGAAAAATATGCTCGACCGCTATGAGGATATCGAAAACCTGTTTCCAGATGAGTTGAAGGAAGAAGCGCTTCCTTACTTCATCAACTGGCTGATCGAGAAAGTCCTTCTTCTGGAGATAGACACGCCTTCCGATGATGAAGCCCACACGATCTTCCTCACGATGAACGACCGCGGACTTAGCCTGAACAGTGCGGAAATGATGAAGGCTTTTATTATCCAGCAGGTTGCGGAGGCAGATCGTATTGATGTAAACCGTAAATGGCAAGACAACATTAATCGCATCAAGGAAGCTTCCTCCTATGACACGAGCGGCATGGTCAACACGCAGGATGTCGAATTTATTTCAATTTGGCTGCGTGCTAAGTACGCAAACTCCATGCGTGAGACTAAACGTGGAGCAAAGGATGAAGATTATGAGCTTCTCGGCGACAAATTCCACACCTGGGTACGAAATAATGTCCGGGCGGCAATGAATCTCGTAAAGCCAAAGGACTACAAGGATTTCGTACTCACTGAAATGACGCGCGTAACCGATATCTACCTGCGGATGAAACAATATGGCAGCAAGCTTACACCGGAATATGAAGAGGTCTTCTACAACGCTAACCGTGACCTGACCTACCAGACTACGCTTGCCATCGCTGCAATCTGCAACGATGACACCGAGGACGTTATTGCAAAAAAGATCCAGATGACGGCAAAGTTTGTGGATGATTTTGCCACTATACGAATTATGAACTTCAAGAAGGTCAACTGGAATACGAATAAATACCTTCTTTTCCATGTAATGCAGGATATCAAGAATGCAGACTGCAAGACAATCGGGATGGTTTATGTCCGGACGCTACGTCGTATGGATGTTTCGATTGAAGGCATAACTCGATTCAGTTTGAACCAGTTCTCGAGCAGGTACATGCTGCATATCCTTGCCCGCTTCACGTCATACGTGAATGTGCTGATGGGTAATCCGTCGCACTTTGAGGAATATGTCGACCGCAAGCGTCAAGGCAACACCTACGATATCGAGCATATCCTTCCCGACAAATACGAGGACTACAAGGACAGTTTCACCGACTACGAAGATTTCGAATCCACCCGGAATCAGATCGGGAACCTGATTCTCCTGACTCGCGATAAAAACAGGAGTTATCAGGCGATGCCATATACTGAAAAGGTTCAGAAATATGCTGGCGACAATATCCTTGCACAGGCCCTGTATGACACCGCCTATTCAAAAAATCCGAAGTTCCTCGCTGTCGTGAGCAAGTATGGCTTCCGTTCCATTTCTGACTTCAGCAGGCAGAGCATTTCGGACCGAGCAGAAATATACATGAGAATGGCGAGTGACATATGGAACCCGGATGCCATCAAAGAACTTGCTGGCGGCTGGACGGATGACGAGGAAAAGGACTTCTTCAAGAACGAAAAGGGGCGGGAATTCACAGTCGGTTATGCAGAGCGCAGCTGGCCTGACGCACTGAAATACGGATTCATGTCCGCGAATCTTGGAGGTAGCGGAAAATCAATCTACAACGTTCAGGTTGGGGACACCATTTACTGTCACATTGCTGGATATGGATTTGTGGGAATCGGCGAATGCACATCGACTGCAACACCAATGAGAAAATTCAAAGTGATGGTAGATGGCACGCCGACTCCTGTGGCTGATGCGCCGTGGGAATCCGAGGAAGCAAAGCAGAAACTTGATCCTAACAAGGAAGTATTCATCGGAGTTGTGTGGAAAAGATACGTGACGAATATTAATGACGGTTATTGGGAGAAAGGAATGACGACAGTTCCACTCGTAGCTTACATGCTCCATGACAGGACTACACACCAAAAGGTCAGGGAACATTTTGGATATGACGATAATGCTGAATGA
- a CDS encoding helicase-related protein, with protein MHIISIPQNKATLTHFLLKIERRNDDLLEDAMRQTIVYFNGKARAVEAALDLSQYLDELDDEDLAVLSRDIANEVHGDYYLAKIIRKGIAYHIGYLPAAIRMRIEDMFRKGKITTMFCTSTLLEGVNLPADNLFITDNKIFRSRMTPVDFRNLIGRVGRIEYNLYGNVIFVSSQDEKLPETEYVKMLKEPVPEQTLSIDAGPKTLTNPERKYIVEALKEGNIELVKRNKTQSEESYIMMRRFGLILLRDIMTDNNSLVRQSFSDLISKDDAALIKQKFEDPIALPDDDINVSADQTRNLIIAIRNGLEYPKAVNGEFDYNEVVGFLEKLCTIFKWEKYEYSTLGKVTDGVHKKLRWYAVILIQWMSGLGLSNIMRQGIRHHVQHPDNFWINKTQTMVYKDNVEFRNILFADTLEVIDNIILFSLSNYFLRFSNEYKKIHGVTEFDNNWYEYVEYGTTKPVTILLQRIGFTRENATYIRSHRDKYILQESGSKLLLSRNLLECNNQNVREQANMILLNMPEMFEPEGE; from the coding sequence ATGCACATAATAAGCATTCCACAGAACAAGGCGACGCTGACGCATTTTCTTCTCAAGATTGAACGTCGGAATGATGATCTGCTGGAAGATGCTATGCGACAGACGATCGTCTATTTTAACGGGAAGGCACGAGCAGTAGAAGCTGCTCTCGATTTGTCTCAGTATCTCGATGAATTGGATGACGAAGACTTGGCAGTCCTTTCAAGAGACATCGCAAACGAAGTGCATGGAGACTACTATCTTGCCAAGATTATCAGAAAAGGCATCGCCTATCATATTGGCTACTTGCCTGCGGCAATACGGATGAGGATCGAGGACATGTTCCGTAAGGGTAAGATCACGACTATGTTCTGTACTAGTACACTGCTTGAGGGTGTTAATCTGCCGGCGGATAATCTGTTCATAACAGATAACAAGATATTCCGGTCTCGTATGACTCCTGTTGACTTCAGGAATCTCATCGGTCGTGTCGGGCGAATTGAATATAACCTTTATGGAAATGTAATATTTGTGTCATCTCAGGATGAAAAGCTCCCTGAGACCGAATATGTAAAGATGCTTAAAGAACCGGTGCCGGAACAGACGCTTTCTATCGATGCTGGGCCTAAGACACTTACTAACCCGGAAAGAAAATATATTGTAGAAGCCCTCAAAGAGGGAAATATTGAGCTTGTAAAGAGAAACAAGACTCAGTCTGAAGAATCTTATATCATGATGAGAAGGTTCGGCCTGATTCTTCTTCGCGACATCATGACGGATAATAACAGTCTTGTTCGTCAGTCTTTCTCCGATTTGATCAGCAAAGATGATGCTGCTCTTATTAAGCAGAAATTCGAAGACCCGATTGCTCTTCCAGACGATGATATCAACGTATCAGCGGACCAGACACGGAATCTTATCATTGCGATACGAAATGGCCTCGAATACCCAAAAGCAGTAAATGGAGAATTTGATTATAATGAAGTTGTCGGGTTCCTTGAGAAGCTATGCACGATATTCAAATGGGAGAAATACGAGTATTCCACTCTCGGTAAAGTTACGGATGGCGTGCATAAGAAGCTGCGTTGGTATGCAGTCATACTAATCCAGTGGATGTCCGGATTAGGCCTGAGCAACATTATGAGACAAGGCATTCGTCACCATGTGCAGCATCCAGATAATTTCTGGATAAACAAAACGCAGACAATGGTTTACAAGGATAACGTCGAATTCCGAAATATTCTCTTTGCAGACACGCTGGAAGTTATCGACAACATCATCCTCTTCAGTTTGTCGAACTATTTTCTGCGCTTCTCCAATGAATATAAGAAGATTCATGGCGTCACGGAATTTGACAACAACTGGTACGAATATGTGGAATACGGGACAACAAAGCCTGTGACTATTCTCCTGCAGCGCATTGGATTCACGCGCGAAAACGCGACTTATATACGAAGCCATAGGGATAAGTACATATTGCAGGAAAGCGGATCTAAATTACTTCTCAGCAGAAATTTGCTTGAATGCAATAATCAGAATGTTAGAGAACAGGCAAATATGATTTTATTGAATATGCCAGAAATGTTTGAGCCAGAGGGAGAATAA
- the tnpB gene encoding IS66 family insertion sequence element accessory protein TnpB (TnpB, as the term is used for proteins encoded by IS66 family insertion elements, is considered an accessory protein, since TnpC, encoded by a neighboring gene, is a DDE family transposase.), translating into MLRELTGIKRIVIRTGKTDLRRGITGLASVIAAEYHMNPMEKGTIYLFCGGRRDRIKGLLYEEGGWVLIYVRLSKGSAFQWPRDDQEARDITREQYERLLDGFTLDGTINKR; encoded by the coding sequence ATGCTTAGAGAACTGACAGGCATCAAAAGAATTGTAATAAGAACCGGAAAGACTGATCTGCGCAGAGGCATTACCGGTCTGGCTTCAGTTATAGCCGCTGAATATCATATGAATCCGATGGAAAAAGGAACCATTTATCTTTTCTGCGGTGGCAGAAGAGATCGTATCAAGGGGCTTCTTTACGAAGAAGGCGGATGGGTTCTTATCTATGTCCGACTTTCAAAAGGAAGTGCCTTTCAGTGGCCTAGAGATGATCAGGAAGCTCGTGATATAACGCGTGAACAGTACGAAAGACTGTTGGACGGATTTACTTTGGATGGTACAATAAATAAGCGCTGA
- the tnpC gene encoding IS66 family transposase: protein MSYADLIAVALKYYEECCGLRAELDELKNTFSYTADELKKVKAECEDLVIRVNTLNHENTRLQNQTDELKKNRFGRKSEKMNGKIHDDEFSDPLSEEMNESDCDGKKQNNNDSQKSRKIKRPACRQLNRKKKTRQIPEITIIDFDRERIDKEYGYGKWTLKGWNISEEFMFIPGNLYRVYVKRPVIRVYDDDDTNDLREVALPVNKLMLRSKVTPSLLAFIMSFKFVLGVPLARLSRVLSYQGINLSKEIMSDWVIKCTDRYLKPVYSEIMRQMACRTYTQIDETYLEVINDGRNAGSKSYIWCHITGEFEEERPLAVFCFELTRSADHLLEFYADLNDGTIHLTSDAYSAYYKLASEKKDHVILGGCFMHLRRRLYKAYEVKFKAVKDKELLEESPEKKCLDMIGDLYSADDDAKELTAKERAKVRDEIERPLVDAYFDYIKSLDISSGTFSEEMEDAVSYSLNHEDAFRVFLDDPMVPIDNGECERKIRNIAMVRNNSLFCYSIGGAETLCIIMTLIETAKSNGCDPHTYLEYLFESSLAHASVDISEYIDEMMPWSSEYQKFEEERFSRPLGKIPDFCTEEPEMPVKADVDTARAERRHAMMTENINSTTSRPAA, encoded by the coding sequence ATGAGTTATGCGGACCTGATTGCGGTTGCTTTAAAATATTATGAAGAGTGCTGCGGATTACGTGCCGAACTGGATGAATTAAAAAACACATTCAGCTACACAGCCGATGAGCTTAAGAAGGTTAAAGCCGAATGCGAAGATCTAGTTATAAGAGTTAACACTCTTAATCATGAGAATACCAGACTTCAGAATCAGACGGATGAGCTCAAAAAGAATCGCTTTGGAAGAAAGTCTGAAAAGATGAATGGCAAAATCCACGATGATGAGTTTAGCGACCCTCTTTCGGAAGAAATGAATGAAAGCGACTGTGATGGTAAAAAACAGAATAATAATGACAGCCAAAAATCCAGGAAAATAAAAAGACCTGCCTGCAGGCAGCTAAACAGGAAAAAGAAGACCAGACAGATACCAGAAATAACGATTATTGACTTTGACAGGGAGCGTATCGATAAAGAATACGGCTACGGCAAATGGACATTAAAAGGCTGGAACATATCCGAAGAATTTATGTTTATTCCAGGAAATCTCTACAGGGTATATGTCAAACGCCCAGTGATCAGAGTCTATGACGATGATGATACTAATGATTTACGCGAAGTGGCACTGCCGGTTAATAAGCTGATGTTAAGGAGCAAGGTTACGCCTTCACTGCTGGCTTTTATCATGTCTTTCAAATTTGTGCTGGGAGTTCCCCTGGCAAGGCTGTCAAGGGTTCTGTCATATCAGGGAATCAACCTGTCAAAAGAGATAATGTCAGACTGGGTCATTAAATGCACTGACAGATATCTAAAGCCAGTCTATAGCGAGATAATGAGACAAATGGCCTGCCGGACATACACCCAGATTGATGAAACCTATCTGGAAGTCATCAATGACGGAAGAAATGCGGGAAGCAAAAGCTACATATGGTGTCATATCACTGGCGAATTTGAAGAAGAGCGGCCGCTGGCAGTCTTCTGCTTCGAGCTGACAAGATCAGCGGATCACCTTCTTGAGTTCTATGCGGATCTTAACGACGGCACAATCCATCTGACATCTGATGCCTACAGCGCCTATTATAAGCTGGCTTCGGAGAAAAAGGATCATGTAATACTCGGCGGGTGCTTTATGCATCTGAGACGCAGACTGTACAAGGCATATGAAGTGAAATTTAAAGCGGTAAAGGATAAAGAGCTTCTTGAGGAAAGCCCCGAAAAAAAGTGTCTCGATATGATCGGTGATCTTTACAGCGCTGATGATGATGCCAAAGAACTTACCGCCAAGGAAAGAGCTAAAGTCCGAGACGAAATCGAAAGACCGCTTGTCGATGCATACTTTGATTATATCAAGTCCCTTGATATCAGCAGCGGCACTTTTAGTGAGGAAATGGAGGATGCGGTGAGCTACAGCCTCAATCATGAGGATGCATTCAGAGTGTTTCTTGATGATCCAATGGTTCCAATCGATAACGGTGAATGCGAACGCAAGATTCGTAATATAGCCATGGTCAGAAACAATAGTCTGTTCTGCTATTCCATCGGCGGCGCTGAAACGCTCTGCATCATTATGACGCTTATTGAAACTGCCAAGTCAAACGGCTGCGATCCGCATACGTATCTGGAATATCTTTTCGAAAGCTCACTTGCCCATGCCAGCGTCGATATTAGCGAATATATCGATGAGATGATGCCCTGGTCAAGCGAATACCAAAAATTCGAGGAAGAGAGGTTCAGCAGACCGTTAGGGAAAATACCAGACTTCTGCACTGAAGAGCCTGAAATGCCAGTTAAAGCTGATGTGGATACTGCAAGAGCTGAAAGACGACACGCAATGATGACAGAAAATATAAATAGCACAACATCCAGGCCAGCGGCTTAA
- a CDS encoding DEAD/DEAH box helicase: MSRKRIRLGDAIFADIEENRYLNQLYEDILFNYANKTLRTGMEYRNVNIHNALRFADLLSKSNSADKAEQHKMWAQEIVVLLNALYPKNDEIRVVAGSVFANTDNARGTSLLDANFEDPFVLNRIFSDYKKDYLRIPAAPNLRFFGAQKQAYDHLQDSYFSYSAPTSMGKSFLMRMFIKEQVAKDAKLNFAIIVPTKALINETSQKIIKEDLKDLLEEKNYKVVNAASDIALEGNHNFILVLTPERLLYLLIGKPNIQIDYLFVDEAHKMSGKNSRGPFYYKTVDMLKNRDNPPHFIFASPNVPNPEVYLRLLTDISEHGDKRFRTEFSPVTQVKFVSVRLNIHNYKIMII, translated from the coding sequence ATGAGTAGAAAAAGAATCAGGCTCGGAGATGCAATATTCGCAGACATAGAGGAAAACAGGTATCTTAATCAGTTATATGAAGATATCCTGTTTAACTATGCCAATAAAACGCTTCGCACGGGCATGGAATATCGGAACGTTAATATCCATAATGCGCTGCGTTTTGCGGACCTGCTTTCTAAATCAAATAGCGCAGATAAAGCTGAACAGCATAAGATGTGGGCTCAGGAAATTGTCGTCCTCTTAAATGCATTATATCCAAAGAACGATGAAATCCGAGTTGTGGCTGGATCGGTTTTTGCGAATACAGATAATGCAAGAGGGACTTCGCTTCTTGATGCCAACTTCGAGGACCCATTTGTCTTGAATCGAATTTTCTCGGATTACAAGAAGGACTATCTTAGAATTCCGGCAGCACCGAACCTGCGGTTTTTTGGCGCACAGAAACAGGCTTATGATCACCTGCAGGATTCCTATTTCAGTTACTCGGCGCCAACGTCAATGGGAAAATCCTTCCTGATGAGGATGTTCATCAAGGAGCAAGTGGCAAAAGATGCTAAGTTGAACTTTGCGATTATTGTTCCGACCAAGGCGCTGATCAACGAAACTTCTCAGAAGATCATCAAGGAGGATCTAAAGGATCTTTTGGAGGAGAAAAACTACAAGGTCGTCAATGCTGCAAGTGATATTGCTCTCGAGGGAAACCACAACTTCATCCTTGTTTTGACGCCGGAACGACTTCTGTATCTGCTTATTGGAAAACCTAATATTCAGATTGACTATCTTTTCGTGGATGAGGCGCATAAGATGTCCGGCAAGAACAGTCGTGGCCCGTTCTATTACAAGACCGTCGACATGCTTAAGAATCGAGACAATCCGCCGCACTTCATTTTTGCTTCTCCGAATGTCCCGAATCCAGAAGTCTATTTAAGACTTCTGACGGATATCAGTGAGCATGGGGACAAAAGGTTTAGAACAGAATTTTCACCCGTAACGCAAGTAAAGTTCGTAAGCGTTAGATTAAATATCCATAATTACAAAATTATGATAATTTAA
- a CDS encoding HamA C-terminal domain-containing protein produces the protein MENPISRSLPDVSMDSVFTEVMHNEKLGLRNLEQLRLFRLQVSNNAFVYTSLEDYLTDIISEYVFSRAQIEKLSQPGVGNPRSIGNKALRVMKHNGAANEKGTGNELGEILLYAFLEEKLNAPKIFSKVELNAGTTPFGTACDSVHLLDLGDATGMSYYQTVFGTSDIEGDIADAIDSAFDAIVRIENENGNGIQFVDNRSLNDSFDEDIVNKLKSIIIPEPGAPVANDRAYGVFLGYSLGLDPHTRSTPEFLKDLGTKMDTDIKNHVAYIADKIKTLGLDTHSFYFYIVPFNDAKLDKKQVMENLLM, from the coding sequence ATGGAAAACCCTATCAGCAGATCATTACCTGATGTAAGTATGGATTCTGTTTTTACTGAAGTAATGCACAATGAAAAGCTTGGATTGCGGAACCTGGAACAACTGCGCCTTTTTCGACTGCAGGTCAGCAATAATGCCTTTGTGTACACGAGCCTTGAAGATTATTTGACGGACATTATCAGTGAGTATGTTTTCTCTCGTGCCCAGATAGAGAAGCTGTCACAACCAGGTGTCGGCAATCCTCGCAGCATAGGGAACAAGGCACTCCGGGTCATGAAGCACAACGGAGCAGCAAACGAGAAAGGGACAGGAAACGAACTCGGAGAGATTCTCCTGTATGCTTTTCTCGAGGAAAAGCTCAATGCTCCGAAGATATTCAGCAAAGTTGAGCTGAATGCTGGAACAACTCCATTTGGCACGGCCTGCGATAGTGTCCATCTTCTTGATCTTGGCGATGCTACCGGCATGTCCTACTACCAGACAGTGTTTGGAACCTCAGACATCGAGGGTGATATTGCGGATGCAATAGACAGTGCCTTTGATGCCATAGTGCGTATTGAAAATGAAAACGGGAACGGAATCCAGTTTGTCGACAATCGCTCTTTGAACGACTCTTTTGATGAGGATATCGTGAATAAACTGAAAAGCATCATTATTCCTGAACCAGGAGCTCCTGTTGCGAACGACCGGGCTTACGGTGTCTTTCTTGGATATTCTCTTGGCCTTGATCCGCATACAAGGTCTACACCGGAATTTCTCAAGGATCTGGGGACTAAGATGGATACTGACATTAAGAACCATGTCGCGTATATTGCGGACAAAATAAAGACGCTTGGTCTTGATACACACTCGTTTTACTTTTACATCGTGCCTTTCAACGATGCAAAGCTGGACAAAAAGCAGGTTATGGAAAACCTGCTGATGTGA